The Lynx canadensis isolate LIC74 chromosome D4, mLynCan4.pri.v2, whole genome shotgun sequence DNA window ggtaaattttataaaatgtataagtctctctatatatatcttaacattttttctatCCCTGACTGCtcctaaaagaatatatttacCATGGAGTTAAGTTGATAGCTCTTTACAAAAGAGTccctggggctcccgggtggcccagttagttgagtgtctaactcctgatttcggctcaggtcatgatcccagggtcgtgggatcaagcacctcatcagactctgctgagcatggagcctgcttgggattctctctctctttccttctgcccctctcccccacttgcgcactctctctctctcaaatataaataaataaataaataaataaataaataaataaataaattcctgtaGCATTAAAAACCATGCACCCAACATCATTGCAACCATAAAAGTAAGATATGTGTTTGGTAGAATGTCTCTAGTTCACCTAAGTTCCATCAGATACTAGACAGATTAAATGCTAATTGAGAATACTTACAAGCACTGTATCTCCCAACACTGAAAAACAGAGTTTTTAATGAGTGAGttgatgaatattttttccctttacataTTTCCCTTtgacattgtgtgtgtgcgtgcgtgtgtgtgtgtgtgtgtgtgtgtacacgtgtatctatctatccatccatccatccatctttattttctgaacCAGGAGAGTCTggtgtgtttcttcattttgtgcCTCCAAAAGTATGtccacattatttataatatgtagCTAATAACACCACTGTGcattaatattaaattaacatCCATTTATTCTTACTCCAATTTAGGTAGATTTAGATGGTTTAAAACtgcaaggagaaaaacaatttattttggaAGATTGCACATTTTTGTAAGTTTCCAAAAACACGGAGACGTTTAATGTTTCGTAGTTGAGGAATTATTGTGATTCACTTATTAATCCATAAACCCAATGATACAACCATCAAATGCTCTTTGAATGCCATGCTATCTTCACATGTTTAATTTGTGGGGGAGTTCTAAAATTTGGATCCCAATTGTATTCTGGTGATAACAACTTAGTGGGTTTATtgataaacaaatatttgtttaaataatgttCATATATGCTCTTGAGTCCATTTCTGTTGTCACTGGTAACTCCTTTTTGATATTCTTTAATGAAGGCTAAAACCTCACGGGGTGTGCCACCAAAAACTGCACTCTGGTAATAGAAATCTCCCTCTCCAAAAGGGATGAAAGCTGCTGATTTAGGTCTTCTCTCATAGGGGAAATTTTCAGCATGTCTAAAATACCACCAAGCATGGAGTTGAGCTACAGACTCGCCCAGGGTTTCCACCCCAAAGTCATTCTCGAAGATCTGGTTTACAGTCATACTGAAGAGAAAGTCGACTTCATGTTGGATATGTTCTATGATGTACATATCCAAGTTTTTCATGTATATGTGATTGAAGTCTTTCCACACATGTTGTTTGAGTACAGTACATAGTTTAAATGTTCGAAGGGGCCCCAACTCTATGGGAGGTAGTTTGGAGAAGTCATCCATCAAGATGTAAAAGATAACATTGTAGCCAATCATGAAGTGCTTATTAGCAGACTGGAGGAACTGTTCCAGGTACTGATCCACAAACCTGTGAAACACGGAAGACCAAACATTCACTTTGCTAAAACTCATCAGGAGAAGACATGTCACTTAAACATGCAGGAGAACATTGTTGCTAAAGAACTACCAGTAGGTAGGTGGGTAGAAATTGCATTTAGAGCTTAACTGTGTTGGTTAGCGACAGAGGGTGTAGTGAGGTTGGGGAGCGGGGGCTGAGAAAAGCCATAAAATTtattgagaagaaaggaaaagtgagctaAATGGATATTAATAGAAAGATTCCAAGTCGTGTTAAGAAAGCAGCCATGGCTGGAGAAAATAACCACTACAAATAATTATGCAGACCAGCCAGAAATCATGATTAGGGTTAATTATGAGTGGCTGTTTGGATGTAGAGAGTTCACGGGTGCTTATCCAtatgtttccaaaataaaaaaggatgaatgTTAGTAAGCACCTACTTTCCAGTAGCAAATACAGCCAAGCCTATGGTAATGTTCAGCCTTTTGTAATACTTTTCCAGGACTTGTCTGTTGTAAGTTCCTTCCCAGATGATCGGTGCAAACCAATCAGTTGTCGTTTTCACATCAGGACGTTTTCTGttgaacaaacaagaaaaatgattaaGAGAGTACCACTTATTAGGACAGCAAATGTTGTTCTCCAAGTGATAGTAGCCAATCATTATAAAGTActtaactatgtgccaggcatggtgatTAAGTGCTTTACActatttatttaatccttgcaatGTCCTATAATATAAATTCCatcattatctctatttttcattATGAAGAAACTTGGGCGCAGATTGGTTGAGTAAATTACTTagtgtcacacagctaataaatggcagaatcAGGATTCATAATCAGCCAGTTGGCTTTCCGAATCTGTGCTTTGGTCATTATACCAAACTGCCTTTTGAGGGGCGCAtggccagctcagtcagtagagcatggagttgtaggtttgagccccatgttgggtgtagagatcacaaAAAAACCTTGCCTTTTGAGTCCAGGGATTTTTTTCCTTGAGCTCTGACTATAGCTTAAACCGAGAGCTCATTGTCTGAACATTTCTCTGATTATTGCCTAAAACAAAAAGCACTACTGTCTGcttatgtcttcctttctttttacccctttctcatctttctcttcctttttcttttcctagagtACCTTCTTTCTACCCTTCCTAATGCTGAAGGCCCATCAGTGCAACCTGGAAGAAAATAAGATTAGTCCAAAAAGGGAGATGATATTACATTTGCttctaataataacaaaataacagcAGAAGCAGAATTAGGAATAATAAACaacccccaaaaaaacaaaataaagaaacaaaagtaataataaacagTTTGGTTGGAGGGAGGACATTAAACTATTTAAGCAAATTaaggccagggtgcctgggtggctcagtaggttaagctttcaacttcagctcaggtcatgatctcatggtttgtgggttcgagacccacatcaggctgtgtgctgacagctcagagcctggatcctgcttcacattctgtatctcgctctctctctctgcccctcccctgctcatgctctctctctctctctcaaaaataaataaatgttaaagtttttttttttaatttttttttcaacgtttatttatttttgggacagagagagacagagcatgaacgggggaggggcagagagagagggagacacagaatcggaaacaggctccaggctccgagccatcagcccagagcctgacgcggggctcgaactcacggaccgcgagatcgtgacctggctgaagtcggacgcttaaccgactgcgccacccaggcgcccctttaatttttaataaaaataaaaatcaagcaaCTTAAGGCCTTCATTTTGGAAGGAATTGAACACAAAGTGTGAAGCCATTTTGCTTTTGGTAATTACAGGTTTTAATTACAAATCTAGACCCGGACAAGGGTAGAATTTGGCAACCCTTAATagtacattaataataataacaaaattctTGAAAAGTACCCCCTTTTACTATTTTAAGGATTTTTCAAACTTacacatttatttgctttttttttaatacatttacttttaaacCCTTCTTATACTTAGAATTTACGGCCATACACTTGTATTTGACTCAAAAGTCTCAGACTCCACTTTAATATTGGACAGATGTACCCTTATCACAGTGATGAtgcttataaattaggcacatcACAGAGGCTAATCAGTATCTATTTGAGAATGGGAAAGGGTCTGAAGATGAAAGATTTGCTATTAGAACGAAAGGAAAAGTCTCTGAAAGCAGAAGGCAGTTAAAAACTTGTGTTTAGAAATTATTTgataaaacagaagaggaaggagtaGAAGAGCTTTAGAGTCATTAGGTTTCTCTTACAGGTACGAAACTCTTTACCTGGAAGGTAAATGCTGCCCAGGGGGCATTCTCTGCAAAGGACATGCTCAGCAATCAGGGGGATAAGATAATCTGCCCTCTGGGTGTCAGTCAGATACCTTGCCCGGTCTCCCTTGTGACTGACTTAGTGTCTCTGTATAAAGTGGCCCCAGCTACTTGAAGTCCAATGGGGATTATGCACGGCCTCAGTGACATGGACATCCCATTGCTAAGACCAAGCTAGAGCCAGTGCTGAGCACCCAGCTTGCCAACAGCAGGGGCCAGTTGGAGCCCACAGGGTGACACCATTTCCCATGGGAACCAGCCAGCCAAATGATGGCTGGTTGATTATATTAGACCCCATAAAGAAAGGGGCAACACTTTTCCCTCAGGGGAACGTTTTATGTTCTGGGTAGGGATTTGCTGTTCATGCCTACAAGTCTGCCAGCTTTGTTGACTTGCAGAATATCTTATTAGTTGCCTTCGTATCACACATAACTTTGCCTCCGTCTAAGCTACCCGTTTCATGGTGAGAGTAGTGTGGCAGTTGGCCACTTCCACAAAGTTCTCTGGTCTGTGTGCCTCCCTGTGTTGAGGCACCTGGCCTGGTAGAAAGCGGACTAGCCAGGGAAATCTCATTTTCAGTGTTAGTTCCGAGATAAGTCCCTGAAAAGGCCGAGGTACTTTTCTGTAGTAGTTCGCCATTCCCGCTTTGACTCAATGAGCAGTGTGAGATACTGTACCTTCCAAAGCTAGAATGCACAGTTCACAAAACAAGGTGGATGTGAGGGTGTCCCTGCTCACGATGACATCCAATAATTCACTTATAGAATGTTTGCTTGCTCTTGTTGTGACTTTGGGTCCCGTGTGTTTAGAGTTCTCAGTTCCCAAGGGAGGAGTCTTTGCTCTAGGGAGAAGGTCATGGTTCTGTGAAACTGATGGTTCCCCATGCTGCTGAGCCAACAGGCAGAAAATGGCATTACTGTACTGGTTGGCATGACTGATCTTCATCACCGAGAAGATAGGAAGATGAGGTTATACAAGGATGGCAAGCAGGGCTTCATATGGAATGCAAAGGATTCTCTGGGAGTGCCCCCCGCTACCTCATTTCCAGTAATAATGGTCAGTGGGAAATTGGGGCAACTCAATAAGGTCAGACCACTGAGGGAACCAGACTCTCCAGGGATGGAGGTTTGAGTAACCCTATCGAATAGAAACTCTGACCATCAAAGGGATTAGCAGAGGATAAAGAAACCATGGGATGGTGATTATTAACTGCCTCCTTTTATTGCCAGCCTCCTGAACAGCTACAGAGGTAAGACTGTAGTCGTGATCTGctatgttaattattttctcccttttgccACCTTACATGAAGAATACTAGAGATGGCAGATGTTACGATCTAGGTTTCAAGTGGGAATATAGCTAGATTTCCATCACCTCGATGATACCCGGTAGCTGATGTGACTTTGTTTCTCGTGTTTGGGGAACATGAGCTTCTCCATCTAAGTCAAAAAGGTGGATTGTGTTAGTTATTCTCCATTTACAATTCCCCTGTCCATCCTTAGCCTTCTCTACCTGGCCTGCCTTGGGAGCAGACTGATCACCCAATGTTCCCTGCCCTGTGGCTTGCAGTGGGTTCTGCTAATGGGAGGTACCCACGTAAGATCAGAGGGCAGGAAAACAAgttgtctcttttcctcttttctctcccagcTTTGTTGAGATCTTGCCAGTGACTGTGTCCATATGCGGCTACAGCTTCTGTTGGGCAGCTCTTTCATGGTTCCAGAAATCTCTGGTCTCCAGGAGCACCATCCCTTCCCTTGTCCCTTTAGGCCAAGGGTGATAAGAGCTTCTTACTGTTGAAGCCTCTGGATGCTTCCGTGTCCTTTGTTGGGTCTCTTAACCTTGTTCCAATCTCTGCCAACCATTCCTTCACTAAAGTTACTTCATCTTAGTTGAGTTGTTTCTCTCATACCCTGATAGATTCAGTATCTGAGAAGCTTAGAAAATACCTCACCATGCCCAAGCAGAGGGTGTTCAACAGGATACAAAATGACCTGCTCATAAGTATATTGCTTACAATGACAATTTGCAGAAGGAAGGTACACAGATAGTATGCTCAAGTGTCATAGTACTGTAGACTATCATAGGTGTGACTTACAAAGAAGTATACTAACGAAGGAGGGAAATCATATATATGGGCTAAGATATTCACATTTGTAATAAAAAGAGAATAGGTGCTACACTGAATTAGAAGTGATTTCAATGCTAGAAGGTATTCCTAAGATTTGCTGAGATGGGATTCATGACAGTAATATGGGAGGTTATAATTTGTTCGAAAAATAGAtctggagagagagggtggggactCTTCCTGTAAATCAAGGCTATATTGACCTATATACAGTTTTAAGGAACTGTGCATGAGTCTAAAAAGTGTAAGAAGCTAAAGTGATATAGCAGAGATAAATATACCATAAGCAGACAACCATGAGAGTACTAGAGCATTTCCAGGGTGTATGTTTCCCACATCTACCCCTGCACCACGTCATGTAGCTTTCCACTTTCCTCTTCCTAGCTGCTGGCCTGCCATATTTGCAGCCTCATCcgtgctcttttctttttccctccataTTCATATCCAATTGTATAGATAACATGTGCAcaatatgcacacatacataagtacacacacatatgcaggctttaaaaatcttgtttattttggagcgcctgggtggctcagtaggttgagcgtccaattcgtgattttggctcaggtcataatctcacggttggtgagactgagcccagcgtcaggctctgggctaacagcatggagcctgcttggggttctctctttcccctctctctgcccctccctcgctcatgcacgcattctctctttccctctctcaaaaataagtaaattttttttaaatcttgtttattATGATGAGATAACGCATACTTTCCTGCAGCTTGTCTTTCTACTCATCACAACCTTGTGGAAATCCTTCCAGGTTATCTGGACTAGTTCTTATTCACTCTTtgtaatggctgcataatattccaagGTGTGGACAGTTTGTTTAGCCATTTTCTTATGACTAGGTATACACATTTTATTCCTGGAATTTCTGTCATTATAAAAACTGATGCAACAAACCTTAATCTTATGTCCTTAGGTATTGTtgctattatctttaaaaattttttttaatgtttatttattcttgagagagagagagagagagagagacagagcatgggaaggggaggtgcagagagggagacacagaatcagaagcgggctgcaggctctgagctgtcagcacagagcccaatgtggggcttgagcccacgaaccgtgggatcatgacctgagctgaagtcagatgctcaaccgactgagccacccacgctccctttgttgctgttatttttaatggctaGTCCCAGGAATAGGATTGCTGTATAtgtatgttcattaaaaaaaattttttttaaagagagagtgcaagcacatgcatgcacacgtgtgagcaggggaggggcagaaagaaagggagagagagagaatcccaggcaggctccacagtggcagtgcagagcctgatgtggggctctaactcacaaagtgcaagatcatgacctgagccgaaatcaagagtcagacacttaactgactgagccacccaggaacctccaTGTGTTCATCTTTCATAGTTTTTacccaattattttttaaaaggctgaaataCTTCACCTTCCCACCAGCATTTTCCCTATACTATTAGATTATGGCTTTAAAAAGATTCCAGTAGCTCATTactacattattttacatttctctaattTCTAGTGAACTTGAGTATCTTTTCTTATACATGTTGGCTACCTCTAATGTGAGTTTCATGTTTTTCTATTGaattgttaatttgtttttaaattttttttttcaacgtttatttatttttgggacagagagagacagagcatgaacgggggaggggcagagagagagggagacacagaatgggaaacaggctccaggctctgagccatcagcccagagcctgacgcggggctcgaactcacggaccgcgagatcgtgacctggctgaagtcggacgcttaaccgactgcgccacccaggcgccccattaatttgtttttaaaccaaatcaaagtttaaaatttgtatatagtgaaatacatctttttaaataggTGGTAGGTTTTCAGCATGGATTAAGAGGATTTCCTTCTTACCTAGACTTTACATGTtgtcttattgattttctttttttttttaattttttttaacgcttatttatttttgagacagagagagacagagcatgaacaggggagggtcagagagagagggagacacagaatctgaagcaggctccaggctctgagcagtcagcacagagcccaacatggggctcgaactcacagaccacgagatcatgacctgagccgaagttggacgcttaaccgactgagccactcaggcacccctgtcttactgattttctagcaagattttttttattgctttattttttacactTAAATCTGTAGTCTATCAGGAGTTTATCTTTATGCCATAGGATTAATGCCCCATTTTGCCCCCACTTAGATCACCAATAGTGTCAGTATAATTTATGAACTAATCTGTCCTTTCCTCACTGATTTTTAAGATGCCATTTTTGTTATATATCAACTTTGATACATACTGTGACCTAATTCTGGATTTACTACTCCTTTGATCTATTCCATTTGATTTGATCACAATGATGTCAAAATATGTTTGACTATTTAAGGCaaaacccttttaaaaattttatttttgagagagagagagcatgagagacagagcatgagcagggtggggcagagggggaaagagaatcttaagcagactccacccccattgtggagcccagtgtggggctcgatctcatgatcatgagatcgtgaccttggctgaaatcaagagttggacatttagccaactgagccactcaggtgcccctaggcaaaatccttttaactttcttattttttcacacTTTCTTGGCTATTCTGAGACATTTATTCCCACATATTTACTTTAAGCTTATAGTTTTTTGTACTTAATAAGAACCAAAAATGAGCTTCTTCCCTCATATCTCCATAATGCAGAGgtcatttcattttaaactaaAAGCCAATATGATGCTTAATAATAAAGTGCAATGCCTTCTACCACTACTTTTGCATTGTTATGAAGGTGCTATCACTTCAATTAGACAGAAGATCTCATGTATTTATCTATTCTACAAATATCGAACCCCTACTAtatctaggcttttttttttctaggcacaCTCTTGTGGGAAAGGCAGGTAGTAAATGAATAAGCAAGCAAATATACAGTATGTCAGATGTTGGGGAGAGCAACTGAGAACAATAAATCTGGGTAAGGGAGAAAGGGAGTAGCTAGAGAAGACTTCACTGATAAAACAGCATTTGAAGGGAGTGGGAGAATGAGCCATTTGGCTGCTTGGAGGGTAAGCAGTCCGCGCAGAGAGCACAGAAGGTGCAAAGTCCCGAGGTGAGAGCTTGCTTGGTGTTTCTGAGGAACAACAAGGAGCCAGTATGATTGGAGGAGTGGGTGAGGGACACAATGGTTGAAGATGAGGTCAGAGATAGAATCGGGCAGCTattttatctatgtatttttttttcctatcgtAAACACATTCTTTGGAAAGGCCTCTTACAAGAGTGTTACCTCTTAAggctcaaaataacaaaaacctaGACGCAGTCCAAGTGCCCACTGATAAGGCAGGGGATGagcaaactgtggtatatttcTACAGTTAACTGTAACGCCGCCATCAAAATGAATGACAGTCATATGCAATTTGGATGAATCTTAGCAATCTAATATTAAGGGTCAAAATGAGTCCCTGGACATTACACGTGGcattatatcttctttaaaaaattacaaacagctataattttaaaatatacttgttcCAGAATACAAATGGAAGATATACACTTATattaaaacaagagaaagcaaGGGGATGATGAAGCAGGATTCGGGATGGAGGTTGTTTCAAGGCTAGAGGGTGAGGAGACGGAACGGGGGTCCTAGGAAAGACAGAGGTGGATAGCTGGATGTTGAAGTTATTGAATGTTGAGGTTTTGTCTcattaaaaataagcaagagaggcacctgggtggctcagtcagttaagcatctgactcttggtttcggctcagggcatgatctcatggttcctgagtttgagccccgaggcaggctctgtgctgacagtgtggagcctgcttggttttctctctctccctctctctctctgcccctcccctgcttgctctgtttttctcaaaataaataaacttaaaagaaaacagaaataagtgagaaagcacacaaataaataatgacTGGGTTTTGAAAAACCTAATGATGAGAGTGAGTCATGTAGCaaagattattatttaaattttttattaaaaatttttttaaaaaattattattaaaaaagtgtttatt harbors:
- the LOC115500013 gene encoding glycosyltransferase 6 domain-containing protein 1-like — its product is MIPRHLTNESVSYTGQTSKGIKQSQERMNSKWKMLLLTSFALLLMLIKHRSRIKNHLEKIDLCWENEKELRLSDWFNPKKRPDVKTTTDWFAPIIWEGTYNRQVLEKYYKRLNITIGLAVFATGKFVDQYLEQFLQSANKHFMIGYNVIFYILMDDFSKLPPIELGPLRTFKLCTVLKQHVWKDFNHIYMKNLDMYIIEHIQHEVDFLFSMTVNQIFENDFGVETLGESVAQLHAWWYFRHAENFPYERRPKSAAFIPFGEGDFYYQSAVFGGTPREVLAFIKEYQKGVTSDNRNGLKSIYEHYLNKYLFINKPTKLLSPEYNWDPNFRTPPQIKHVKIAWHSKSI